The following is a genomic window from Hymenobacter sp. APR13.
TGAAGTAGCGGGTTGTCAGTTGTTAGTCAGTTTTTTAATAAAAAACTGACTAACAACTGACAACGAGCAGCTGACAATTCAAGTGAAAAATGGGTGCTAGGCCTTCACGTTGATGGTGAAGTCGCCGGTGTGGATTTTGCCCGCGTGGTTGAACTGCAGAAACACGCGGTAGAGGCCGGGCTTCTCGAAGTTGGTGTTGAAGCCGATGTTGGGGCCTTTGTCGGCTTGGTCGTTGGGGTGTACGTGCAGGTAGTTCTCGGTGTCTTCGCTGATAACCACCACGTGGCCCAGCGCCCCGAGGTAGTTGGCCAAGTCCGTTACCGGCTGCCCATCTTTGCTGATGTTGATTTTCATGCCCAGCAGCTGACCCACTTTCAGGTCCTTATCGAAGGAAAGCGTGGCCTGGTAGCCATCCTTTTCCCACTGCATATCGTCGTTTTTAAACTTGACGGGAGCGTAGGCCAGCCCCTTCACTGTGAGCGGCTGGCGGCCCAGCTGGTGGCCCGAGCCGGTGGGTGTATAATCCTGAAACAGCACGTAGTCGCCGCCCTTCGGGAAGGTGTACTGCACTTTGTAGTCGCCGGCCGCCGTGTACTCAGGGTGCTCGTGGTAGAACTGGCCCAGGTCCTTGCTGACGATGATGAGGTGAATCTTCTTCTCGTGCACCACGGCCAGGGGCACGGGCGCCGATTCGTTGCCGGTTTCGCGGGGCGTGAAAGCCAGGGTGGCGGGCTGGCCGGCCGTCACCTGCATGGGCGTGGGCACCAGCTTCATTTCGTAGGTTTTGCCGTTGGAAACGGCGTCGTTGTGCTCCAGCTTCATGCCGCATTTAGGGCACTTCTCGCCGTCCTTGGTGCTGGTCACCTCGGGGTGCATGGGGCAGGCGTAAGTGTGGCTGCCGGCGTGGTCGGCAGTGCCTGCGGCCGGGCCGTTGGTGGGCGTCGTGACGGTATCGGTGGCGCTGCTGGAGGCCGAATCGGAGGAGCAGCTGGCAGCGGTGAGCAGGCCGGCCACGGCCAGCAGGGAAAGTGGGAAGCGGGACATACAGAAAGGTTGGGGTTGAACATCCGGCCATTAGCAAAGCAGCTAACCGGGAATCTGAACTCGGGGCCACTGCCGTTGCCGGCCGGTCCGCAAAGCAGGCGGCAAGCCGCTTTATGGCAGCGGGCGAAGAACCGGCTGGCGGTTCGTGGCGCTACGGACCGAGCACCTGAATCAGCAGGAAAAGGGCAAGTAGGCGCGCATTAGCGGCCAGCGGATACGCACACGCAAAGGCTCGCCACCGGACATAGCAGTGCTATACCGGGGCGAGCCTGGAGTGCGTCAACCAATCAGATCGTCAGGGACTTAATGAAGATCCGGATGTCGGGGATTTTGGGCGGCAGGTGCCCGGCCGGCACCAGGACCACCGCGCGCGTGCGGTCCCAGGCGCCGGCGGCCGGCCGGAAAAAGAAGTCGTGGCTGACGGGCAGCAGGGCCGGCGCGGGCGTGAGCAGAGGCTTTTCGCCGGGCGCGGCCAACGACTTGAGCAGCGTAGCGGACTTATCCTTGCAGCAGTCGTGCTTGCCGGCCGGATGGGAGCCGGCCTGGCCGTGGCAGGCTTTCGCCTGCTTCTGCCGGGCGGTAGCCGTGGCGTGGCCGTGGCAGCCGCGGTGGGTGGGCCTGGCCGCTGCCGGCGTTGTTACGTTGGCAGCCACGGGTGCCGCCTTCAGGCTCGCGCAGTAGCACTGCCCCACGAACACGTTGACGAAGACGAGCAGGAAGCTCGTCGCCAGCAAACGGCGCAAAGGGAACAGACTACGGAACATAACAGGCGCTAAGCAACTGCAAAACTAGACATCTGCACGAAAAGTGCGGCGTGGCTGCTTACTATCATTCCACCCCAAGGGTTTTACTATGGTCAGCCGGTGCCGCCGATCCGTTTGCAAAAAGCTGGCGTGCGTTGCCCGGCGGGGATTTCCGGCAAGTGCCACCAGCCGCCGCCGGACCATCAGCCGGCGAAATTACGCATAAGTTCAGCCGGATTCTGTAAACCCGGCCTGCCGGGCTCAAGTGCAAATTATGCATGTTTCCGGATGGATTCCGTACCAGCTACGGGTCCGGAGCGCCGTTCCTTTGCAGAGTGTTTACGGGGGCTGGCGGATTCCGCCGGCCGGCACCGTTGCCCCACCTACTGACTTTTATGGAACCAACCACCAAAACGGAAACCCTCGACATCGAAGGCATGACCTGCGCCTCCTGCGCGTCGTTTGTCGAGAAGTCCCTGACCCGCACGCCGGGCGTGCAGCGGGCCGTGGTCAACTTCGCCACCGAAAAGGCCACCATCGACTACCTGCCCACGCAAGCCAGCCCGGCCACGCTGAAAGAAGCGGTAGTGAATGCCGGCTACGGCGTAACCGAGCGC
Proteins encoded in this region:
- a CDS encoding heavy metal-binding domain-containing protein, which codes for MSRFPLSLLAVAGLLTAASCSSDSASSSATDTVTTPTNGPAAGTADHAGSHTYACPMHPEVTSTKDGEKCPKCGMKLEHNDAVSNGKTYEMKLVPTPMQVTAGQPATLAFTPRETGNESAPVPLAVVHEKKIHLIIVSKDLGQFYHEHPEYTAAGDYKVQYTFPKGGDYVLFQDYTPTGSGHQLGRQPLTVKGLAYAPVKFKNDDMQWEKDGYQATLSFDKDLKVGQLLGMKINISKDGQPVTDLANYLGALGHVVVISEDTENYLHVHPNDQADKGPNIGFNTNFEKPGLYRVFLQFNHAGKIHTGDFTINVKA